The window AGTGATCTCATACAGCAATTGTATTTTATACCATATTCAAGACCCTCAAAAAAGTTGATGGGATTACCAgaaacattaacataaactataTAGAACCAATTCCACCACCAAAATAGGTTAAGTTAAACAACTCCATCATCTTTTTGAAACTTGCATTATAAATGACCACaaaaaccatccaaacaaacaaTCAACCTTCAAGTTTTTCATTAACAATAATCACTTCATACACAAAACCATTTCAAGATGTCAAAGCATTCATTAAGAACTGCTATATTCACAATAATACTCATTGGAGCTCTTCATCTAGAGATGTCAAGCGTATCTGCAATAGACCCGACACCAGAAGCAGGAGTACATGTTTTTGAGCTTTATATGCATGATATACTTGGTGGAAGTAACCCAACAGCTAGGCCTGTGACTGGGCTACTAGGCAATATTTATAGTGGTCAAGTACCATTCGCTAGACGCATAGGTTTCCGGGCTCCATCAGGTGGGGTCGCGATTCCTAATGCTAATGGGGCCATCCCAACCGTAAATGCCAATGGTGTACCGCTTGGTACGGGTTTAGTAGGTACACAATTTGCTGGAAATTTTAACCTAAACAACAATGCTCAAAACCAAATTGCGGCTCAGCTTGGCCCTGATGGGCTTGGGCTCGGGTTTGGAACTATTACAGTGATTGATGACTTATTAACAGCTGATGCCAAGTTGGGTTCACAGACACTAGGGAAAGCACAAGGGGTGTATGTTGCCAGCTCGGCAGACGGAAGTAGACAGATGATGACATTTACAGCCATGATGGAAGGAGGGGAATATGGCGACAGTATTAACTTTTTTGGGGTGTATAAGATTGGAAGCCCGATGTCCCGCTTGTCCATAACAGGTGGGACAGGGAAGTTTTTGCATGCTTGTGGGTTTGCTGAGATTCGGTCACTCATACCAGCTGGTCAAATTGTTGCTGATGGAGTCGAGTCTTTGCTGAGGTTGACCGTCCACCTTACATACTAAAAGTATACAGATCATTCAAGAGTTTTTCGTGTTTATGtctatgtatgtgtgtgtttgtttgaacaaaaaaaacatcatcTTATTTGTAATTCTTACTTCATCAATGTCACCATGATTTAATTtgtgttattttgatttttgacttGACTACGGCTAAACACCCCTACATAGTACATATATGTTACAACCCATTTATTTATCTGAATCCAAAATCGcataatcactttcaaaacgTAGGTTAATAACCCCTACATATCTTATTGGCATATATGAACAAATCGATATTTCCTATTGACAAACGAACCATAATCATACAAGTTAAAGAAAGCAATCGAGAAAATCAAGAGCAGGAAGGCTTCAAATTACCAAGTTACCATGCTCATGGGAAGCTTTGAATGTTGACACGATGAAGAACAGTATCTTGATCAAGCCCATGGAGTGAGTCAATCAGATGCATCCTTAGTGATGCGGGTCCTTTCGCCATAGCCATGCCAATTTCGCCAGCCAAACCAAATACAGATAATGCAGATGTTGTGGCTTCAAAAACGTTTGTAGGATCGATTGCAACAAAAGCAGCAATGAGTGCAGTGACTGCACATCCACTTGCAGTTATCTTTTGCATCATTGGCACACCATTATGTGCACCGACAACTCGTTCACCATCTGTAACATAGTCAACGGACCCTGAAATCGCCACAATACTGCCGCTAGATTTAGCTAGAGACTTTGCTGCTTCTATAGCATCACTGGATTCATGCAAACTATCGGCACCCTTAATATATACAAGAAACTAGTTAGCAACCATCTAATCAAGATACCAGTCCACTTATGTATATTGACAGGAAGAAGGGCAAAAGAGACATAAGGAAGAATATCTTCTACTAAAATCAGATTGAATTAACacttatacaaaataaaaataatgagaaaTCAAGAAGTAATGCACATGATCCTCAACAAGATTTTGAACGAAAATACATTCATAGTTTAAGCAATTCAGAAAATTTCAATTGACTAAAGCCATCTGGGCACATTCTTGAACTTCTGTGTAGTTAGAAACCAAAACTTACACACACTTAACTATcaaaagatgaatataattcaGGTCACCAATATGAAGGCATGGATATACAAGAAATTATTTCCTTAAGAAGTGGATAATTATAACAAGAAATatcattcaaaatttcaaagaTAACTAACAATGTATAGCACTATCAATCTTGTCCTGTGTAACTATTACAGTCAAGAGCTGGTTATACGCCACATATTCCATGTAGCGGCTGTATTAACTTACTATCTGGCAATACTTAAGCCAGTCAGCTCGGCCAGCCGCAAGAACTAGTTAGTAACCATCTAAATGAAATAACCATCCACAacacaacaaaacaaaaaaaaatgttttctacTGAATATCCATAAATCATAATTCAAACCAAAACATATTCAAGAGATAGCATCACTACATACAATCAAGAACCAATGTACAAACACATGATCATCAACAAATACTTTAGGCGAATTCCTATCTAATTGACACAACCAACTAATCTTTATTGCCACCTTTGTAGAAAAAAGGTCGACATTTTTGCAAACCACAATTGTCCCTGATGCCACCAAGTGAGAGGCATCAAGTTAACTTAACCCAGTACCCGATCAGATGATGGGCCAACGATATGATCCACCTTCAACAagaaatttcacaaataaatcaAGTTATCCTGACTGTCTCAGGATTACATACTTCGACAAAACCGATAAACCAACTAAAGAACCATCTAGCAGTATTTGAGGTTTTTGGACAaatatgtgaacaattgtgtGGTGTATTGATATTTGTCTTAAAATATAAACCTTAGAATCTCTcatatcttaattttttaatccataaaaaacatgggggccaattattattcattatacaataaatattaaaaaaaataaaattactacGTGAAGGGTTTTATACCTAAGCTTGGCTACAAGACACATACTccgttttctatatatatatatatatacacatatatattccaGGGGTTTGGAAGTCTATTGTGGGGGTCATTGGCAAATTCGAGGTCAATGGAGTGGGCATTAACAGGTTGTTTAAAGGCATGGTTGGAAACGGTGAAAACACGAGATTTAGGCTTGATTCTTGGGCTTGTGATGAGGCACTTGAAGAGGTTTTTCCTAACCTATTTAAgtaggagaaagaaaaaagctGTCGGGTTTGTGAACGTTTCTGCATGGTGACAAAAGGTTTTGGCAGCTCTTGCAACTGGAAGAGGGATCCTCGCTCTGCTATTGAGTTAGATGAATGGGAAAAGCTGGTAAACCTTCTAAGGGGAGTAACTCTAAGCGGTAATAATGACAGATGGCTGTGGGTTGGGGGAAAAGAGATAGCTTTTTCAATTAAGGGAGTCAAGGAATTCCTTAGAAGCTGCTGTGGTTATAGCGAGAGGTTCGTGTTCAAGTGGTCAAAATGGGTTGCAAAGAAGTGTAATATCTTCATGTGGAGGGTGTCGATGGATCATATTCCAACATTAATCACCCTTCAAGCAAGAAATTGTGAGGGCTGTACGATAATAAAGAAGAGACGGtggaatatatattttgttcatgtgAAGTGGCCATGGCAATCTGGTATTGTGTTAGTATATGGTGCAAGGTTAGCCCAATCTTTTTCTTCTCGGTAAAGGATGTCTTCGAGATTGAGAATCATGTGGGGCTGGAAAGGAAGGctaaaaaagtgtttaaagGGATCGTTTTCGTCACGTGTTGGTGCATTTGGCTAGCTATAAACAATTAAAGATTCGAGGGAGCTGGGCATCCAAAAGCTGTTCCAAGACATTAAGGCAATTAGCTCCTTGTAAATTAAATGTAGTTTGGAAGACTGGAGCAGGTTCATTGTATAGATATGTAAATATAGAGGTATTGTATATGTAAGTTGGCAGTGATGAATGAAAGTTTTctgttcaaaaataaataaataaattaccaAACCCTAAATATCACAAGAATTGACCCATTTCCCCAAATTCAATCAAGAACCCAAAATCCAAAACTTAACCGAAAAAAGTCGAAAGCTTTACCTTTGTAGAACCAATAGAAGCCAAATCAAGACAAATAATCTCAGACCCATTTCCTCTAATAACACAAGGTTTAAGTTGAATCAATTCAAGACAAGCATCAAGTCTAAAACTTGAAGCACCAACAGCAGCTGGGTCAAGAACCCATGGCTTACCCATTTTGTTAGCCACACCAGCTGCAGCTTTCATGGCTGGCAGCCAATCAGGAGTGAGTGTGCCAATGTTTATAAGTAGTGATTGTGTGTGTGGTGTGAAATCAGGGATTTCAAGAATTGAGTGGACCATTGCTGGTGATGCACCTGCTGCTAAAAGAGTGTTTGCCATTATATCCATTGATACATAATTTGTTATGCATTGGATTAGTGGTGATTCTTGCCTTAGTGATGATATGTATTTCCAAGATTTTGTAGCCCATTTGTTgggtttttcttcttctttatcttCTTGTTGATTTGCCATGACTAggggttttatttttattttttttatttatttatgggcTTAACACCACTTGAAAGGATTTTCAACTTTtcataaactttttttctttatcaccttcaagttatatatatgtcaaaataaTACAACAACTATAATCAATTCCTGAGCAGGGTGTGGAGcaggtgagctgtagacagaCTTACCtttacccaaaggtagagactgcttccataaggacctccggccaggAAGATGTAAAAGCCGTAAAAGGATAAAGTGTTTATACCTGTCTGTCGAGACCATGATAAGACGATATACCTGTCAGCTGGGTCTGCCGAGTATGCCACCTTACGAATAGGGTAGGGTATCAAACGTACGGTAACAAAACTTATATATGTCAAAATAATACTTCGTATTATTCATTTCATCTATAATAGGACTAatctttcatatttttataGAACGAACTCACTATTCTACTCTTAAAATATCTAAATACTTAtactaatataattaaaattatcaatAAGCTTATTGAATACCTAATATACCATAATAAAATTAGTTTACAATATCTACTCCTTAATTTTCATACTACACCTTTTTATATTAATAGCATATACTATTTTACCACTACCATGACGCTGCCGCTACCATCTTCACCGACTCATCGTGCGGGTATTCGTCTAGTTATAAATAAAGCTAATTACACATAAaagtgtttttttattattattttttattttcttctacgttttaataaataatg is drawn from Erigeron canadensis isolate Cc75 chromosome 9, C_canadensis_v1, whole genome shotgun sequence and contains these coding sequences:
- the LOC122584022 gene encoding dirigent protein 18-like; the protein is MSKHSLRTAIFTIILIGALHLEMSSVSAIDPTPEAGVHVFELYMHDILGGSNPTARPVTGLLGNIYSGQVPFARRIGFRAPSGGVAIPNANGAIPTVNANGVPLGTGLVGTQFAGNFNLNNNAQNQIAAQLGPDGLGLGFGTITVIDDLLTADAKLGSQTLGKAQGVYVASSADGSRQMMTFTAMMEGGEYGDSINFFGVYKIGSPMSRLSITGGTGKFLHACGFAEIRSLIPAGQIVADGVESLLRLTVHLTY
- the LOC122583867 gene encoding hydroxyethylthiazole kinase, with protein sequence MANQQEDKEEEKPNKWATKSWKYISSLRQESPLIQCITNYVSMDIMANTLLAAGASPAMVHSILEIPDFTPHTQSLLINIGTLTPDWLPAMKAAAGVANKMGKPWVLDPAAVGASSFRLDACLELIQLKPCVIRGNGSEIICLDLASIGSTKGADSLHESSDAIEAAKSLAKSSGSIVAISGSVDYVTDGERVVGAHNGVPMMQKITASGCAVTALIAAFVAIDPTNVFEATTSALSVFGLAGEIGMAMAKGPASLRMHLIDSLHGLDQDTVLHRVNIQSFP